One region of Pseudoalteromonas sp. R3 genomic DNA includes:
- a CDS encoding nuclear transport factor 2 family protein — protein MDILIAHEIALHQYETRQNRTAIERLLHVDFSEVGMSGTCYNFDSIVAMMGNETPSKLSVHSQNYHCNELAPGVHLLRYQSALVDKEGKASDFAQRCSVWVLEGDKWQLKYHQGTACAPFELV, from the coding sequence ATGGATATTTTAATTGCACATGAAATAGCGTTACACCAGTATGAAACAAGGCAAAACCGCACCGCCATAGAGCGCTTGCTACATGTCGATTTTTCTGAGGTGGGTATGTCGGGCACCTGCTACAACTTTGATTCTATTGTTGCCATGATGGGCAACGAAACGCCGTCAAAATTGAGCGTACATTCGCAAAATTATCACTGCAATGAATTGGCTCCGGGCGTCCATTTATTACGTTACCAATCTGCGCTGGTCGATAAAGAGGGTAAGGCGTCTGATTTTGCGCAGCGTTGTTCGGTCTGGGTGTTAGAGGGTGATAAATGGCAGCTGAAATACCATCAGGGCACAGCCTGTGCGCCCTTTGAGTTGGTTTAG
- a CDS encoding ATP-binding protein: MIYSDISQIGYVVSLEGTRVRVNLLDSHKGQLASHRGGVNSVSQPGDLIGFEAGRHLVIARVTDMSFVEPEKAHATKFGTMNVSDIPLRQLVCHAIGHIKSTKDKLHFISENWMLPPLGAKAVPLDKELLKIVFGIPEEEQKFSLRLGSDSRTHTVEIRAGINRLLSRHLAVLGGTGYGKSNFNALLTRQIAENFPSARIVIFDVNGEYAQAFEGLINVKQTVLGIGKNVESDGLFSKEHVNYHRIPYQALGWAGLIKLLRPSDKTQLPALRNALRSLPYIKTNPLNQFEMLVEQHDSATGMTNSFSLVDDCNPLNQDFLGSWLSVLQKLNVRQQLHWPPFRGLANLVAEFGCVAASRNAGKTERNAFNYGNVLPLIKIIQQLSEDSRFIEVLDTSGGQLINWAEPWQKPLEEEVDYIFGKPKGSPQDWNVHIINLKSLADDLSPLVLGALLEMYAEVLFKRGQNNSYPTLLLLEEAHQYLRDPYAEDANQLKAYERLAKEGRKFGCSLLVSTQRPSELSSTVLAMCSNRVSLRLTNERDLNALRHAMENGNENVLSEISGLPRGDAVGFGSAFNIPVRLTIDEAVPGPASTDANFAEAWSVPALPQVRPKVN; the protein is encoded by the coding sequence ATGATTTATAGTGATATATCCCAAATTGGCTACGTAGTATCTCTTGAAGGAACTAGAGTTCGCGTAAACCTTTTGGATAGCCACAAAGGACAGCTTGCCTCACATAGGGGAGGTGTAAACTCAGTTTCTCAACCAGGAGATCTCATAGGGTTTGAGGCTGGCAGGCATCTAGTTATAGCACGTGTTACAGATATGTCTTTTGTTGAGCCTGAAAAAGCTCACGCTACAAAGTTTGGTACGATGAATGTATCAGATATACCACTAAGACAATTAGTTTGTCATGCTATTGGCCACATTAAATCGACCAAAGATAAGTTACATTTTATTTCAGAGAATTGGATGCTCCCTCCATTAGGGGCTAAAGCGGTTCCATTAGACAAAGAACTATTGAAAATCGTTTTTGGAATACCAGAAGAAGAACAAAAATTCTCATTAAGGCTTGGTAGTGACTCAAGAACTCATACCGTAGAAATTAGAGCAGGTATTAACAGGCTTTTAAGTAGGCACTTAGCTGTGTTAGGAGGTACTGGTTATGGCAAGTCAAATTTTAACGCGCTGCTAACGAGACAAATTGCAGAAAACTTCCCTAGTGCGAGAATAGTAATCTTCGATGTCAACGGAGAGTATGCTCAAGCGTTTGAAGGTTTAATAAATGTGAAACAAACTGTCTTAGGAATAGGCAAAAATGTCGAGTCTGATGGATTGTTTTCCAAGGAGCACGTTAACTATCATCGTATACCTTATCAAGCTCTAGGTTGGGCTGGCTTAATCAAACTGCTTCGACCTAGTGATAAAACACAGCTGCCAGCATTAAGAAATGCACTACGCTCGTTGCCTTATATAAAAACAAACCCGTTGAATCAATTTGAAATGCTTGTAGAACAGCATGATTCAGCTACAGGTATGACAAACAGCTTCTCCCTTGTAGATGACTGTAACCCCCTGAACCAAGATTTTTTAGGTTCTTGGCTTAGTGTCCTACAAAAGCTGAATGTGCGACAGCAACTACATTGGCCACCTTTCCGAGGATTAGCTAACTTAGTCGCAGAGTTTGGCTGCGTTGCCGCTAGCCGAAATGCGGGAAAGACGGAGAGAAATGCTTTTAATTATGGAAATGTTCTGCCGCTCATCAAAATTATTCAACAGTTGTCAGAAGACTCCCGCTTTATAGAGGTATTAGATACTTCAGGCGGTCAATTAATTAACTGGGCAGAACCTTGGCAAAAGCCGCTTGAAGAGGAAGTTGACTATATATTTGGTAAACCTAAGGGAAGCCCACAAGACTGGAACGTACACATAATCAACTTGAAGAGCCTAGCTGATGACCTATCTCCACTGGTTTTAGGTGCATTGTTAGAAATGTACGCTGAAGTGCTTTTCAAACGAGGACAAAACAATAGTTATCCAACCCTGTTGTTGTTGGAAGAGGCTCATCAATACTTAAGAGACCCTTATGCTGAGGATGCAAACCAACTAAAAGCCTATGAAAGGCTAGCCAAAGAAGGTCGTAAATTCGGTTGTTCCTTACTTGTTAGCACACAGAGACCATCAGAATTGTCCTCAACCGTTTTAGCCATGTGCTCTAACAGGGTTTCATTGAGGTTAACCAACGAGCGAGATCTCAATGCATTAAGGCATGCTATGGAGAATGGAAACGAAAATGTATTGAGTGAAATTTCAGGTTTACCTAGAGGCGATGCTGTTGGCTTTGGTTCAGCATTTAACATCCCAGTTCGACTGACGATTGATGAAGCCGTACCAGGGCCAGCTTCAACCGATGCTAACTTTGCTGAAGCATGGAGTGTTCCTGCTCTTCCTCAAGTACGGCCCAAAGTAAACTAG
- a CDS encoding SIR2 family anti-phage-associated protein: MTELFFQGGSEIDRRDLESHLSSLCQLENVGVLLGAGSSKSAGGMVMKEIWLDFKATNEEAIPLLRDTYKLISQEDIDNDSVNVELLIDEVLKNKNVLDTWQSDSSSLQSILVGLYSSVTKAALLVGADFQNLHIGKREKFEKHRNLLEKLLSNRQPGQSAPSVFTTNYDLAIEWSAEESGINLVNGFSGIHSRTFQPQSFDLGFRNINAVGEARFGHYNMYLYKLHGSLTWYQDEAGEVIECTSSKAYQNFIRPLTETSSFSNSQRLIYPGANKYHHTIGFVYGEMFRRFSEFLTKPQTVLFVNGYGFGDYHINRIILGALLNPSLHIVICYPELAELCADCQLENGLSQAQQCVDKIRKMQLNQVTIIGGVDAYFDNFVDLVPKPVLFPKNDAATVIAEALRDISSGNAGN, encoded by the coding sequence ATGACTGAATTGTTTTTTCAGGGTGGCAGTGAAATAGATCGTAGAGATTTAGAAAGCCACTTGTCCTCGTTATGCCAACTTGAAAATGTAGGTGTATTACTTGGAGCTGGGTCATCCAAAAGCGCTGGCGGCATGGTTATGAAAGAAATCTGGTTGGACTTTAAGGCAACCAATGAAGAAGCGATACCGTTGCTGCGAGATACTTACAAACTAATTAGCCAAGAAGACATTGATAATGATTCAGTCAATGTTGAGCTTCTGATCGATGAAGTACTAAAAAACAAAAATGTACTTGATACCTGGCAAAGCGATTCTTCATCGCTCCAAAGTATTTTGGTTGGTTTGTATAGCTCAGTAACGAAAGCAGCTCTGTTAGTTGGCGCTGATTTTCAGAATCTTCATATTGGAAAACGTGAAAAATTCGAAAAGCACAGAAACTTGTTAGAAAAACTTCTTTCGAACAGGCAGCCAGGTCAATCAGCCCCATCTGTCTTTACAACCAATTACGACTTAGCCATTGAGTGGTCAGCAGAAGAATCGGGGATTAACTTAGTAAATGGGTTTTCAGGTATACATTCTAGAACTTTCCAACCCCAATCCTTCGATTTGGGTTTCCGTAATATAAATGCTGTAGGTGAAGCTCGTTTTGGGCATTACAACATGTACTTATACAAGCTGCATGGTTCGTTAACTTGGTATCAAGATGAAGCTGGCGAAGTAATAGAGTGCACTTCATCGAAGGCTTACCAAAATTTTATTCGTCCGCTAACAGAAACTAGTAGTTTCAGTAATAGCCAGCGTCTGATTTACCCAGGAGCCAACAAATACCATCATACGATCGGTTTTGTGTATGGTGAAATGTTTCGTCGATTTAGTGAGTTTTTAACTAAACCTCAAACTGTCTTATTCGTGAATGGCTATGGTTTTGGGGACTATCACATTAATAGAATTATACTTGGTGCGCTACTTAACCCCTCTCTCCATATAGTCATTTGTTATCCAGAGTTGGCCGAACTTTGCGCTGACTGTCAGCTTGAAAACGGTTTAAGCCAAGCTCAGCAATGTGTTGATAAAATCAGGAAAATGCAGTTGAACCAAGTCACTATCATTGGCGGCGTTGATGCATACTTTGACAATTTTGTTGATCTAGTTCCAAAACCTGTTTTATTTCCAAAAAACGATGCCGCGACTGTAATTGCAGAAGCCCTTAGAGATATCAGCTCAGGCAATGCGGGGAATTAG
- a CDS encoding DUF6088 family protein produces MSTQAKIENRIKHIQKGLPFSIDSFYEVGSKASVQQSFSRLAKKGAIARVGRGIYCRPKPLKSIPSIKTVASAEDVAHLWARQNRYKLLAQGQEEAYKLGLQTQAPIIKLFWTNGPSREFIVGKQRVKVVHVNSELLSWGNAPEGRLLRALSVFKNYELPAEKLRIAFSRLKISNLEGKQLLCKLTNRFHNNNVLPSLNL; encoded by the coding sequence ATGTCTACTCAAGCTAAAATTGAAAACCGAATCAAGCACATACAAAAAGGGCTCCCTTTTTCAATAGACAGCTTTTATGAAGTAGGGAGTAAGGCTTCAGTGCAACAGTCATTTAGCCGCTTAGCAAAGAAAGGTGCTATAGCTCGCGTTGGAAGAGGAATCTATTGCAGACCAAAGCCATTAAAAAGCATCCCTTCCATCAAGACAGTGGCGAGTGCTGAAGATGTTGCGCACCTTTGGGCCCGTCAGAATCGCTACAAACTCCTAGCTCAAGGGCAAGAAGAAGCATATAAGCTCGGGCTTCAGACACAAGCTCCGATTATTAAGTTATTCTGGACTAATGGTCCAAGCCGAGAGTTTATAGTAGGTAAACAACGAGTAAAGGTGGTACACGTCAATAGCGAATTACTATCATGGGGAAACGCACCCGAAGGAAGGTTACTTCGTGCTTTGTCAGTGTTCAAAAATTATGAGCTACCAGCTGAAAAGTTAAGAATTGCTTTCTCAAGATTAAAAATTAGTAACTTAGAAGGTAAGCAACTACTTTGCAAACTAACTAATCGCTTTCACAACAATAACGTGTTGCCAAGTTTGAATTTATAG
- a CDS encoding nucleotidyl transferase AbiEii/AbiGii toxin family protein yields the protein MDIFDFYRDKTKRSDLKDIFKDASQKHPDGLGEVFIEKDIWVTELLRLLFDEGLLEGKAVAFKGGTALSKRWKAIERFSEDIDLSIHWHDMLNGDKPEAEAWAETTMSNSQNKKFREAQTKRLEEWTLGFFERLKARLDAYGIEGLQANYLNSEKVEVYYPIVAEQTGSHYHLGPVLLEFGARNRGKPTEPSQLTTYLSEIEEYEEALSLPVAEDVLVFDPSYIIWEKLTALHQFCTSEKSPKAARLARHWYDVDCMMCKEIVDPLGNHQAINDVVEMKSARWSVKGVDFSLASTGKLCLIPDEPLRTEIAQDFVEMVEGGMYFGKPDDFSTILDRLSSTEKMINESLFLLSNTKT from the coding sequence ATGGATATATTTGATTTCTATCGTGACAAGACAAAACGAAGCGATTTAAAGGATATTTTCAAAGATGCATCGCAAAAGCATCCTGATGGTCTTGGTGAAGTATTCATCGAGAAAGATATTTGGGTCACTGAGTTACTTAGGTTACTGTTCGATGAAGGGTTGTTGGAAGGGAAAGCTGTTGCGTTTAAAGGAGGCACAGCTTTATCCAAACGCTGGAAAGCTATCGAACGTTTCTCTGAAGACATCGACCTTTCTATTCATTGGCATGACATGCTAAATGGTGATAAGCCTGAAGCGGAAGCTTGGGCTGAAACAACGATGTCTAATAGTCAGAACAAAAAGTTTCGCGAAGCTCAAACTAAACGGCTAGAAGAGTGGACACTTGGTTTTTTTGAAAGATTAAAAGCTAGACTTGATGCGTATGGCATTGAAGGGTTACAGGCAAATTATCTTAACAGTGAGAAAGTAGAAGTTTATTATCCAATTGTTGCTGAACAAACAGGTAGTCACTATCACTTGGGGCCTGTTTTGCTGGAGTTTGGCGCTCGTAATCGAGGTAAGCCGACAGAACCAAGCCAGCTAACGACATACCTATCTGAAATCGAAGAATACGAAGAAGCTTTATCCTTGCCTGTTGCGGAGGATGTTTTGGTGTTTGACCCGAGTTACATAATTTGGGAGAAACTGACAGCATTACACCAATTTTGTACATCAGAGAAATCTCCAAAAGCAGCTCGCTTAGCAAGACATTGGTATGATGTCGATTGTATGATGTGCAAAGAGATTGTTGATCCGCTAGGTAACCATCAGGCTATAAATGATGTGGTGGAGATGAAATCCGCAAGATGGAGTGTAAAAGGAGTTGATTTTAGTCTCGCTTCAACAGGGAAACTATGCTTAATACCAGATGAACCTTTAAGAACAGAAATTGCTCAAGACTTTGTTGAAATGGTAGAAGGTGGTATGTATTTTGGCAAGCCAGATGATTTTTCTACCATACTAGATCGCCTAAGTAGTACTGAGAAAATGATAAACGAGTCGCTATTCCTTCTAAGTAATACCAAAACTTAA
- a CDS encoding cellulase family glycosylhydrolase — protein sequence MNYRHLIAVSLTAGLAFSQAHAASCQGVNTYPDWTQTDWQGNPSHANTNDKMQHQNKLYRANWWTRSEPGTSSAWQYLGRCDTGNRVTPVERYGKLSVCGTGLCSEQQEKIQLRGMSSHGLQWYGLNKCLTDASLDVLAQDWQADIVRLSLYVQEGGYETDPVGFTQQMNTLIDMASQRGLYVLVDWHQLNPGDPNYNLALAKQFFTDIVSANKNRNNVIYDIANEPNDVSWPEVRHYSEQIIPVIRAIQPDALILIGTHGWSTFGASTGGSVQDVINDPVPFDNIMYTFHFYAASHKDYHRSVLDQASDVLPVFVSEWGTQNYDGDGPNDPVSSQKYIDLMKRKKISWTNWNYSDDFRSGAVWKKGTCNTQNFVDSQLKEAGTWVKGWIEEGR from the coding sequence ATGAATTATCGACATTTGATCGCAGTTTCACTCACAGCGGGCTTGGCATTCAGCCAGGCACATGCAGCAAGCTGTCAGGGCGTTAACACCTACCCAGACTGGACGCAAACAGACTGGCAAGGCAACCCCAGCCATGCCAATACCAACGACAAAATGCAGCATCAGAACAAGCTCTATCGTGCAAACTGGTGGACCCGCTCAGAGCCGGGCACCAGCTCTGCCTGGCAATATCTCGGCCGCTGTGATACGGGTAATCGCGTTACGCCCGTTGAACGATATGGCAAGCTGAGCGTCTGTGGGACCGGACTGTGTAGTGAACAGCAAGAAAAGATCCAGCTGCGTGGCATGAGCAGTCATGGTCTGCAATGGTATGGGCTTAATAAGTGCCTGACCGATGCCTCACTGGATGTACTGGCACAAGACTGGCAGGCAGATATCGTGCGCCTCAGCTTGTACGTACAAGAAGGCGGCTATGAAACTGACCCGGTTGGATTCACTCAGCAAATGAATACCCTGATTGATATGGCCAGCCAGCGCGGCTTATATGTACTGGTTGACTGGCATCAACTCAACCCGGGCGACCCTAACTATAACCTGGCGCTGGCCAAGCAGTTCTTCACCGACATCGTCAGTGCCAACAAAAACCGGAATAATGTGATTTACGATATCGCCAATGAGCCCAATGACGTCAGCTGGCCTGAGGTTCGCCATTACAGTGAGCAAATAATCCCGGTGATCCGCGCCATTCAGCCCGATGCACTGATCCTGATAGGGACGCATGGTTGGTCAACCTTTGGCGCTTCAACTGGAGGGAGCGTACAGGATGTAATTAATGATCCAGTGCCATTCGACAACATCATGTACACTTTCCACTTTTACGCGGCATCACATAAAGACTATCACCGCTCCGTGTTAGATCAGGCATCCGATGTGTTGCCGGTTTTTGTCAGTGAATGGGGCACTCAAAACTACGATGGTGACGGCCCGAACGACCCCGTCAGCTCACAAAAGTACATAGACCTGATGAAGCGCAAAAAGATCAGCTGGACCAACTGGAACTATTCCGATGATTTTCGCAGTGGCGCAGTATGGAAAAAGGGAACATGTAACACTCAGAATTTTGTCGACAGCCAGCTTAAAGAGGCAGGCACCTGGGTCAAGGGCTGGATAGAAGAAGGAAGATAG
- a CDS encoding glutathione S-transferase family protein: MKLYGRTTSFNVQKVLWLLDELELEYTHFELGGRFGGLDEPAFTQHNPMKKVPVLIDKDKVVWESHTILRYLAASYGAETWYPACPYQRSLYERWMDWSQCVLQPAFMATFWGYYRKPPERRDMIAVEQALNTCRECLNILESQLTDSNYLTGDTLNLADVTAGAVLYRLTSQGLHIELPQRVSRWYKVLQQRAGYQKWVMSDFTELKAREDY; encoded by the coding sequence GTGAAGTTATATGGTCGTACTACCTCATTTAATGTTCAAAAAGTGCTCTGGCTTCTTGATGAGTTAGAGTTGGAATATACACATTTTGAGCTTGGCGGTCGCTTCGGCGGCTTGGATGAACCTGCTTTTACTCAGCACAATCCGATGAAAAAAGTGCCGGTACTCATTGATAAAGACAAGGTTGTCTGGGAGTCGCATACCATATTGCGCTATCTGGCAGCCAGTTATGGAGCAGAGACCTGGTATCCAGCGTGTCCGTATCAACGCTCCCTGTACGAGCGCTGGATGGACTGGTCGCAATGTGTATTGCAACCCGCTTTTATGGCGACCTTCTGGGGGTACTACAGAAAGCCTCCAGAAAGGCGCGATATGATTGCCGTGGAGCAGGCACTGAATACTTGTCGCGAATGTTTGAATATTCTTGAATCGCAGCTGACAGACAGCAACTATTTGACAGGTGACACGCTGAACCTGGCTGATGTCACCGCAGGCGCTGTGCTTTACAGACTGACGTCACAAGGGCTCCACATTGAGCTGCCTCAGCGAGTGAGTAGGTGGTATAAAGTCCTTCAACAGCGCGCCGGTTATCAGAAGTGGGTCATGAGTGATTTTACTGAGTTAAAGGCCCGAGAAGACTATTAA
- a CDS encoding DUF2809 domain-containing protein, translated as MYRYRVEQAVNRVIIKRNIALYISLFLMTILLGLLSRASFVELPSLLALYAGDVLWAMMVFWLFCCVQPAARTRVIVCLALAFSFSIEFSQLYQAQWLNDIRHTRFGALVLGFGFKLSDLVCYSVGIFSAAGLDWWCFRRQVPAT; from the coding sequence ATGTACAGATATCGAGTGGAGCAGGCAGTGAACCGGGTCATTATTAAGCGCAATATTGCGCTATATATCAGCCTTTTCTTGATGACGATTCTTCTGGGGCTTCTTTCTCGTGCTTCATTTGTTGAGTTGCCCAGCCTGCTTGCACTTTATGCAGGAGATGTATTGTGGGCCATGATGGTGTTCTGGTTATTCTGCTGTGTTCAGCCCGCGGCGCGCACCCGAGTCATTGTCTGCCTGGCTTTAGCATTTTCTTTTTCCATTGAATTCTCGCAGCTATATCAGGCGCAATGGCTCAATGATATCCGCCATACCCGATTTGGTGCTCTGGTGCTGGGTTTCGGCTTTAAACTCAGTGATCTGGTGTGTTACTCGGTGGGCATTTTTAGTGCTGCGGGCTTGGATTGGTGGTGCTTTCGCAGGCAAGTACCAGCGACCTGA
- the glf gene encoding UDP-galactopyranose mutase has translation MNEAQYDYLIVGAGLFGAVFAREATDQGKKVLVIDKRDHTGGNIYCEQVEGINVHKYGAHIFHTSNQQVWDYVNRFVSFNHYVNSPVARHEDKLYNLPFNMNTFYQLWGVTTPQQAKEKIAQERAPYAGLSPKNLEEQALFLGGRDLYEKLIKGYTEKQWGRPATEIPAFIIKRLPFRFTFDNNYFNDRYQGIPIGGYNALTDALLDGVEVKTGVNYFEDAEKYNQMADKVLYTGKIDEFFACQFGKLEYRSLHFETEVLDEENYQGNAVVNYTERDVPYTRILEHKHFEFGAQEKTVVTKEYPHEFSKDNEPYYPINDETNNALLARYQELAKTAPYADKFIFGGRLADYKYYDMDDTIEAALALTSKELA, from the coding sequence ATGAATGAAGCTCAATATGACTACCTGATTGTTGGTGCAGGCCTGTTTGGTGCTGTATTTGCAAGAGAAGCAACTGATCAGGGTAAGAAAGTTCTGGTGATTGATAAGCGTGATCACACTGGCGGAAACATCTACTGCGAACAGGTAGAAGGGATCAATGTACATAAGTATGGTGCGCATATCTTTCATACCAGTAACCAGCAGGTATGGGATTATGTTAATCGTTTTGTGTCGTTTAATCATTACGTCAACTCGCCTGTCGCAAGACACGAAGATAAGCTCTATAACCTGCCTTTTAATATGAACACGTTTTACCAGTTGTGGGGTGTAACCACGCCACAGCAGGCAAAAGAAAAAATTGCTCAGGAGCGTGCGCCTTATGCCGGTTTGTCGCCTAAAAACCTGGAAGAGCAGGCGTTGTTTTTAGGCGGTCGTGACCTCTATGAAAAACTGATCAAAGGCTATACAGAAAAGCAATGGGGCCGCCCGGCAACGGAGATACCTGCTTTTATTATTAAGCGACTTCCTTTTAGGTTCACATTCGACAACAACTATTTCAACGACCGCTATCAGGGGATCCCGATTGGGGGCTACAATGCTCTGACTGATGCGCTGCTAGATGGGGTCGAAGTTAAAACGGGTGTTAATTACTTTGAAGATGCCGAGAAATATAACCAAATGGCAGATAAAGTGCTGTACACAGGTAAAATTGATGAGTTCTTTGCGTGTCAGTTTGGCAAACTAGAATATCGTAGTTTGCATTTCGAAACAGAAGTACTGGACGAAGAAAACTACCAGGGCAATGCAGTAGTCAACTACACTGAGCGCGACGTGCCTTACACGCGTATTCTGGAGCACAAGCACTTTGAATTTGGTGCTCAGGAAAAAACCGTTGTTACCAAAGAATATCCGCATGAGTTCAGCAAAGACAATGAACCTTACTACCCAATCAACGACGAAACCAATAATGCCCTGTTAGCTCGTTATCAGGAACTGGCAAAGACTGCGCCTTATGCAGACAAGTTTATTTTCGGTGGTCGTCTTGCTGATTACAAATATTATGATATGGATGACACCATTGAGGCGGCATTAGCCTTAACCAGTAAGGAATTGGCATAA